CTGTCGCGGGCGGCCGCGATCCTGCGCCTGCTGGCGGGCGGGGAGCGGCGGCTCGGCCTGTCGGAGGTGGCGACGGGGCTGGGGCTGGCGAAGGGCACCGCGCACGGCATCCTGCGCACGCTCCAGCAGGAGGGCTTCGTCGAGCAGGACCCGGAGAGCGGCAAGTACCAGCTGGGCGCGGAGCTGCTGCGGCTGGGCCAGAGCTACCTGGACGTGCACGAGCTGCGGGCCCGGGCGCTGGTGTGGGCGGACGACCTGGCCCGGGCGGCCGGGGAGACGGTGTACCTGGGGGTGCTGCACCAGCGGGGGGTGCTGGTGGTGCACCACGTGTTCCGGCCGGACGACTCGCGGCAGGTGCTGGAGGTCGGTTCGATGCAGCCGCTGCACGCGACCGCGCTGGGCAAGGTGCTGCTGGCGTACGACCCGGTGGCGCGCGGCGAGCTGGGCGACGGCCCGTGGGAGGCGTTCACGGCCCGGACGGTGACGGAGCCGGCGGAGCTGGACGCGCAGTGCGCGCTGGTGCGCGAGCGCGGCTGGGCGGACGCGGTGGAGGAGACCTGGGAGGGGGTGGCCTCGGTGGCGGCGCTGATCCAGGACCGGCGGCGCAACCCGGTGGGCGCGGTGTGCGTGTCGGGCGCGGTGGAGACGGTGTGCGGCCCGGACGGCGCGGTGCGCCCGGCGCTGGTGGCCTCGGTGCGGACGGCGGCCCGGGCGATCTCCCGGGACTTGGGCGCGCACCGGTTCTGAATCCCGGGGGGAGTGCGTCACACCGCCTTGACGGGGGGCGTCCGGCTGCGGTTGGCTTCCGAAGTCCGTTCGACATTGTCGAACGGCGTCTGGATCACCCCGGCGGACCGCCCGCCCGACTGGTTTGCCGGACCCGCGCGCACGGGGACTGACGAATGGTCACCCCCCGTCCCGTCGCCGCCCACGAGCCGAGGAACCGCATGACTGCCAGCCACATCGCCGCGATCGACCAGGGCACCACGTCCAGCCGGTGCATCCTGTTCGACGCGGACGGCCGGATCGTCGCCGTCGAGCAGCAGGAGCACGCGCAGCTCTTCCCGCAGCCCGGCTGGGTGGAGCACGACGCGGCGGAGATCTGGACCAGGGTGCGGTCGGTGGTGCGCGGCGCGCTGGAGCGGGCCGGGCTGACCGCGGCGGACGTCCGGGCGGTGGGCATCACCAACCA
The window above is part of the Kitasatospora sp. NA04385 genome. Proteins encoded here:
- a CDS encoding IclR family transcriptional regulator: MPGAIQSLSRAAAILRLLAGGERRLGLSEVATGLGLAKGTAHGILRTLQQEGFVEQDPESGKYQLGAELLRLGQSYLDVHELRARALVWADDLARAAGETVYLGVLHQRGVLVVHHVFRPDDSRQVLEVGSMQPLHATALGKVLLAYDPVARGELGDGPWEAFTARTVTEPAELDAQCALVRERGWADAVEETWEGVASVAALIQDRRRNPVGAVCVSGAVETVCGPDGAVRPALVASVRTAARAISRDLGAHRF